A window from Acinonyx jubatus isolate Ajub_Pintada_27869175 chromosome E1, VMU_Ajub_asm_v1.0, whole genome shotgun sequence encodes these proteins:
- the ZNF286A gene encoding zinc finger protein 286A isoform X4: MKRDLEAKPEGKDSTSAQDISKEESCQAAVIDRLTGNGVYDSSLETTLECENWLENQQGNQERPLREMFTHVNSLPEEGAHEHDVYWKNFGQKSVLLTQDRVPKGSYAFHTLGKRLKPKSNLMKKQRTCKEKKPHKCNDCGELFTYHSVLIRHQRVHTGEKPYSCNECGKSFSHRANLTKHQRTHTRILFECSECKKAFTESSSLAIHQRIHIGERPYECNECGKGFNRSTHLVQHQLIHTGVKPYECNECDKAFIHSSALIKHQRTHTGEKPYKCQECGKAFSHCSSLTKHQRVHTGEKPYECSECGKTFSQSTHLVQHQRIHTGEKPYECNECGKTFSRSSNFAKHQRIHIGKKPYKCNECGKAFIHSSALIQHQRTHTGEKPYRCDECGKSFKCSSSLIRHQRIHTEEQL; encoded by the exons ATGAAACGAG ACCTGGAGGCTAAACCCGAGGGCAAAGATTCAACTTCAGCGCaagatatttccaaagaagaatcATGCCAAGCCGCAGTAATAGACAGACTGACAGGAAACGGTGTCTATGACTCCAGCTTGGAAACAACTCTTGAATGTGAAAATTGGTTAGAGAATCAGCAAGGAAATCAGGAGAGACCCTTGAGAGAAATGTTCACCCATGTGAATTCACTCCCCGAAGAAGGAGCTCATGAGCATGACGTATATTGGAAAAACTTTGGTCAGAAGTCTGTTCTTCTCACTCAAGACAGAGTTCCCAAAGGATCCTATGCCTTCCATACACTTGGAAAAAGGTTGAAACCGAAATCAAACttaatgaaaaagcaaagaaccTGTAAAGAGAAAAAACCTCATAAATGTAATGATTGCGGGGAGCTCTTCACTTACCATTCAGTGCTTATTCGACACCAGAGAgtccatactggagagaaaccctatagctgtaatgaatgtgggaaatcttttagCCACAGAGCTAATTTAACTAAACATCAGAGAACTCATACCAGAATTCTCTTTGAATGCAGTGAATGCAAGAAGGCCTTCACAGAAAGCTCATCCCTCGCGatacatcagagaattcacattGGGGAGAGACCGTATGAATGCAATGAATGCGGAAAAGGTTTTAATCGAAGTACACATCTGGTACAGCATCAGTTGATTCATACTGGAGTGAAGCCgtatgaatgtaatgaatgtgataaagctttcattcattcctcagcTCTTATTAAACATCAAAgaactcatactggagagaaaccctacaaatgtcaggaatgtgggaaagcctttagccACTGCTCATCCCTTACTAAACATCAGAGAGTTCATACTGGAGAAAAGCCATATGAATGTAGCGAATGTGGAAAAACCTTTAGTCAGAGCACACATCTTGTTCAGCATCAGagaatccatactggagagaaaccctatgagtgTAACGAATGTGGGAAAACCTTCAGCCGGAGCTCAAATTTTGCTAAACATCAAAGAATTCATATTGGAAAGAAACCgtacaaatgtaatgaatgtgggaaagccttcattcattcatcagctcTTATTCAACACCAGAgaactcatactggagagaagcctTACAGATGTGACGAATGTGGGAAAAGCTTTAAGTGCAGTTCATCCCTCATCAGacatcaaagaattcatactGAAGAGCAACTCTGA
- the ZNF286A gene encoding zinc finger protein 286A isoform X2: MLERKAPKSSYSDLEAKPEGKDSTSAQDISKEESCQAAVIDRLTGNGVYDSSLETTLECENWLENQQGNQERPLREMFTHVNSLPEEGAHEHDVYWKNFGQKSVLLTQDRVPKGSYAFHTLGKRLKPKSNLMKKQRTCKEKKPHKCNDCGELFTYHSVLIRHQRVHTGEKPYSCNECGKSFSHRANLTKHQRTHTRILFECSECKKAFTESSSLAIHQRIHIGERPYECNECGKGFNRSTHLVQHQLIHTGVKPYECNECDKAFIHSSALIKHQRTHTGEKPYKCQECGKAFSHCSSLTKHQRVHTGEKPYECSECGKTFSQSTHLVQHQRIHTGEKPYECNECGKTFSRSSNFAKHQRIHIGKKPYKCNECGKAFIHSSALIQHQRTHTGEKPYRCDECGKSFKCSSSLIRHQRIHTEEQL; this comes from the exons ATGCTTGAGAGAAAAGCCCCCAAAAGCAGCTATTCAG ACCTGGAGGCTAAACCCGAGGGCAAAGATTCAACTTCAGCGCaagatatttccaaagaagaatcATGCCAAGCCGCAGTAATAGACAGACTGACAGGAAACGGTGTCTATGACTCCAGCTTGGAAACAACTCTTGAATGTGAAAATTGGTTAGAGAATCAGCAAGGAAATCAGGAGAGACCCTTGAGAGAAATGTTCACCCATGTGAATTCACTCCCCGAAGAAGGAGCTCATGAGCATGACGTATATTGGAAAAACTTTGGTCAGAAGTCTGTTCTTCTCACTCAAGACAGAGTTCCCAAAGGATCCTATGCCTTCCATACACTTGGAAAAAGGTTGAAACCGAAATCAAACttaatgaaaaagcaaagaaccTGTAAAGAGAAAAAACCTCATAAATGTAATGATTGCGGGGAGCTCTTCACTTACCATTCAGTGCTTATTCGACACCAGAGAgtccatactggagagaaaccctatagctgtaatgaatgtgggaaatcttttagCCACAGAGCTAATTTAACTAAACATCAGAGAACTCATACCAGAATTCTCTTTGAATGCAGTGAATGCAAGAAGGCCTTCACAGAAAGCTCATCCCTCGCGatacatcagagaattcacattGGGGAGAGACCGTATGAATGCAATGAATGCGGAAAAGGTTTTAATCGAAGTACACATCTGGTACAGCATCAGTTGATTCATACTGGAGTGAAGCCgtatgaatgtaatgaatgtgataaagctttcattcattcctcagcTCTTATTAAACATCAAAgaactcatactggagagaaaccctacaaatgtcaggaatgtgggaaagcctttagccACTGCTCATCCCTTACTAAACATCAGAGAGTTCATACTGGAGAAAAGCCATATGAATGTAGCGAATGTGGAAAAACCTTTAGTCAGAGCACACATCTTGTTCAGCATCAGagaatccatactggagagaaaccctatgagtgTAACGAATGTGGGAAAACCTTCAGCCGGAGCTCAAATTTTGCTAAACATCAAAGAATTCATATTGGAAAGAAACCgtacaaatgtaatgaatgtgggaaagccttcattcattcatcagctcTTATTCAACACCAGAgaactcatactggagagaagcctTACAGATGTGACGAATGTGGGAAAAGCTTTAAGTGCAGTTCATCCCTCATCAGacatcaaagaattcatactGAAGAGCAACTCTGA
- the ZNF286A gene encoding zinc finger protein 286A isoform X3 — protein METDVHEKRDLEAKPEGKDSTSAQDISKEESCQAAVIDRLTGNGVYDSSLETTLECENWLENQQGNQERPLREMFTHVNSLPEEGAHEHDVYWKNFGQKSVLLTQDRVPKGSYAFHTLGKRLKPKSNLMKKQRTCKEKKPHKCNDCGELFTYHSVLIRHQRVHTGEKPYSCNECGKSFSHRANLTKHQRTHTRILFECSECKKAFTESSSLAIHQRIHIGERPYECNECGKGFNRSTHLVQHQLIHTGVKPYECNECDKAFIHSSALIKHQRTHTGEKPYKCQECGKAFSHCSSLTKHQRVHTGEKPYECSECGKTFSQSTHLVQHQRIHTGEKPYECNECGKTFSRSSNFAKHQRIHIGKKPYKCNECGKAFIHSSALIQHQRTHTGEKPYRCDECGKSFKCSSSLIRHQRIHTEEQL, from the coding sequence ACCTGGAGGCTAAACCCGAGGGCAAAGATTCAACTTCAGCGCaagatatttccaaagaagaatcATGCCAAGCCGCAGTAATAGACAGACTGACAGGAAACGGTGTCTATGACTCCAGCTTGGAAACAACTCTTGAATGTGAAAATTGGTTAGAGAATCAGCAAGGAAATCAGGAGAGACCCTTGAGAGAAATGTTCACCCATGTGAATTCACTCCCCGAAGAAGGAGCTCATGAGCATGACGTATATTGGAAAAACTTTGGTCAGAAGTCTGTTCTTCTCACTCAAGACAGAGTTCCCAAAGGATCCTATGCCTTCCATACACTTGGAAAAAGGTTGAAACCGAAATCAAACttaatgaaaaagcaaagaaccTGTAAAGAGAAAAAACCTCATAAATGTAATGATTGCGGGGAGCTCTTCACTTACCATTCAGTGCTTATTCGACACCAGAGAgtccatactggagagaaaccctatagctgtaatgaatgtgggaaatcttttagCCACAGAGCTAATTTAACTAAACATCAGAGAACTCATACCAGAATTCTCTTTGAATGCAGTGAATGCAAGAAGGCCTTCACAGAAAGCTCATCCCTCGCGatacatcagagaattcacattGGGGAGAGACCGTATGAATGCAATGAATGCGGAAAAGGTTTTAATCGAAGTACACATCTGGTACAGCATCAGTTGATTCATACTGGAGTGAAGCCgtatgaatgtaatgaatgtgataaagctttcattcattcctcagcTCTTATTAAACATCAAAgaactcatactggagagaaaccctacaaatgtcaggaatgtgggaaagcctttagccACTGCTCATCCCTTACTAAACATCAGAGAGTTCATACTGGAGAAAAGCCATATGAATGTAGCGAATGTGGAAAAACCTTTAGTCAGAGCACACATCTTGTTCAGCATCAGagaatccatactggagagaaaccctatgagtgTAACGAATGTGGGAAAACCTTCAGCCGGAGCTCAAATTTTGCTAAACATCAAAGAATTCATATTGGAAAGAAACCgtacaaatgtaatgaatgtgggaaagccttcattcattcatcagctcTTATTCAACACCAGAgaactcatactggagagaagcctTACAGATGTGACGAATGTGGGAAAAGCTTTAAGTGCAGTTCATCCCTCATCAGacatcaaagaattcatactGAAGAGCAACTCTGA
- the ZNF286A gene encoding zinc finger protein 286A isoform X1: METDVHEKRALSSHDAPLSQERSTEEGEVAALRLTARSQASVTFKDVAMDFTPEEWGKLDPAQREVMLENYRNLVSLWLPVSKSENYSLESGKEPLMLERKAPKSSYSDLEAKPEGKDSTSAQDISKEESCQAAVIDRLTGNGVYDSSLETTLECENWLENQQGNQERPLREMFTHVNSLPEEGAHEHDVYWKNFGQKSVLLTQDRVPKGSYAFHTLGKRLKPKSNLMKKQRTCKEKKPHKCNDCGELFTYHSVLIRHQRVHTGEKPYSCNECGKSFSHRANLTKHQRTHTRILFECSECKKAFTESSSLAIHQRIHIGERPYECNECGKGFNRSTHLVQHQLIHTGVKPYECNECDKAFIHSSALIKHQRTHTGEKPYKCQECGKAFSHCSSLTKHQRVHTGEKPYECSECGKTFSQSTHLVQHQRIHTGEKPYECNECGKTFSRSSNFAKHQRIHIGKKPYKCNECGKAFIHSSALIQHQRTHTGEKPYRCDECGKSFKCSSSLIRHQRIHTEEQL; this comes from the exons CTCTGTCTTCCCATGATGCTCCCCTTTCCCAAGAGCGGAGCACAGAAGAGGGGGAAGTGGCAGCTCTACGACTCACAGCTAGATCCCAG GCATCAGTGACATTCAAGGATGTGGCCATGGACTTTACCCCAGAGGAGTGGGGGAAGCTGGATCCTGCCCAAAGGGAGGTGATGCTGGAGAACTATAGGAACCTGGTGTCGCTTT GGCTTCCAGTTTCCAAATCTGAGAACTACAGTTTGGAGAGCGGAAAAGAACCACTGATGCTTGAGAGAAAAGCCCCCAAAAGCAGCTATTCAG ACCTGGAGGCTAAACCCGAGGGCAAAGATTCAACTTCAGCGCaagatatttccaaagaagaatcATGCCAAGCCGCAGTAATAGACAGACTGACAGGAAACGGTGTCTATGACTCCAGCTTGGAAACAACTCTTGAATGTGAAAATTGGTTAGAGAATCAGCAAGGAAATCAGGAGAGACCCTTGAGAGAAATGTTCACCCATGTGAATTCACTCCCCGAAGAAGGAGCTCATGAGCATGACGTATATTGGAAAAACTTTGGTCAGAAGTCTGTTCTTCTCACTCAAGACAGAGTTCCCAAAGGATCCTATGCCTTCCATACACTTGGAAAAAGGTTGAAACCGAAATCAAACttaatgaaaaagcaaagaaccTGTAAAGAGAAAAAACCTCATAAATGTAATGATTGCGGGGAGCTCTTCACTTACCATTCAGTGCTTATTCGACACCAGAGAgtccatactggagagaaaccctatagctgtaatgaatgtgggaaatcttttagCCACAGAGCTAATTTAACTAAACATCAGAGAACTCATACCAGAATTCTCTTTGAATGCAGTGAATGCAAGAAGGCCTTCACAGAAAGCTCATCCCTCGCGatacatcagagaattcacattGGGGAGAGACCGTATGAATGCAATGAATGCGGAAAAGGTTTTAATCGAAGTACACATCTGGTACAGCATCAGTTGATTCATACTGGAGTGAAGCCgtatgaatgtaatgaatgtgataaagctttcattcattcctcagcTCTTATTAAACATCAAAgaactcatactggagagaaaccctacaaatgtcaggaatgtgggaaagcctttagccACTGCTCATCCCTTACTAAACATCAGAGAGTTCATACTGGAGAAAAGCCATATGAATGTAGCGAATGTGGAAAAACCTTTAGTCAGAGCACACATCTTGTTCAGCATCAGagaatccatactggagagaaaccctatgagtgTAACGAATGTGGGAAAACCTTCAGCCGGAGCTCAAATTTTGCTAAACATCAAAGAATTCATATTGGAAAGAAACCgtacaaatgtaatgaatgtgggaaagccttcattcattcatcagctcTTATTCAACACCAGAgaactcatactggagagaagcctTACAGATGTGACGAATGTGGGAAAAGCTTTAAGTGCAGTTCATCCCTCATCAGacatcaaagaattcatactGAAGAGCAACTCTGA